In Micromonospora sp. WMMA1363, a genomic segment contains:
- a CDS encoding phage tail tape measure protein, producing MAETRQLKVVVAGDAKTAMSALKSLGAGLSDVDKRSGVAGSGMDRLSRRVSSAAEHSTFALAGLAAAAAGLGIAFAGALDLDRAQAKFAAQLGPEQAGRLGEVAGRLYTGGFGQSMGDNMDAIRRVMSSGLIPEGTADADIERITGKALNLAEAFDQDVTQTARAAGQMVRTGLADTADDAIDQLTRSFAVTGDHAEDLLDTVSEYGTQFRTLGVDGATAMGLLSQGLQAGARDADTVADALKEFSVRAVDGTKMTADGFRAVGLDASTMAAQIGKGGDEATRGLDTVLDRLRGIEDPVKRSQAAVALFGTKAEDLGEALYALDPSEAVAAIGDVAGASDDLGKALQQSAGAQLDQFRRKVELAIVGKLTEAIPKIVEFGQWMARNREWIEPVAVGLGSLAVVLGTITVAAKIYTAVQAALNVVMLANPIGLVALALAALVAGLVYAWRNSDTFRRVVTGAWIAVRNAVAVVIGWFRTAIPQAWSAVVNATKAYWGFWRTVIRSAVNGAVAVVMGMRSRVLGALSGVGRWLRDSGRRIVQGLIDGIRAMSGRVKDAIGDVLASARRMLPFSPALEGPFAGKGWTLYSGRSIPEAMAEGVTSRRRVLVRAVQGAMGDAHDAARVPVVPVGGAAGVALHRAGARPAAPTVVVHVAGSVTAERDLARTIALTVRDEIVRTGRRNGGVTGL from the coding sequence ATGGCTGAGACGAGGCAACTCAAGGTCGTTGTTGCCGGTGACGCTAAAACGGCGATGTCTGCGCTTAAATCCCTGGGCGCCGGGTTGTCTGACGTTGATAAGCGTAGCGGCGTAGCCGGATCAGGGATGGACCGTCTCAGCCGTCGGGTTTCCTCGGCTGCTGAACATTCGACGTTCGCGCTTGCGGGTTTGGCCGCCGCTGCTGCCGGTCTGGGTATCGCGTTCGCCGGAGCACTCGATTTGGATAGGGCGCAAGCGAAGTTCGCGGCGCAGCTCGGGCCGGAACAGGCCGGGCGGTTGGGTGAGGTAGCGGGCCGGCTCTACACGGGCGGTTTCGGTCAGTCCATGGGCGACAACATGGATGCCATCCGCCGGGTGATGTCGTCCGGGCTTATCCCTGAGGGGACAGCAGATGCCGACATTGAGCGGATCACCGGTAAAGCCTTGAATTTGGCGGAAGCGTTTGACCAGGATGTGACGCAGACAGCGCGGGCGGCTGGTCAGATGGTACGTACCGGGTTGGCGGATACCGCCGATGACGCAATTGACCAGTTGACGCGGAGTTTCGCGGTCACGGGTGATCACGCCGAGGATCTTTTGGATACGGTGTCCGAGTACGGTACCCAATTCCGTACGCTGGGTGTTGATGGTGCAACCGCTATGGGTCTGTTGTCTCAGGGGTTGCAGGCGGGAGCCCGGGACGCTGACACCGTGGCCGACGCGCTGAAAGAGTTCAGCGTCCGCGCGGTGGACGGGACAAAAATGACCGCTGACGGTTTCCGGGCTGTAGGGCTTGACGCGTCCACGATGGCCGCGCAAATCGGCAAGGGAGGCGACGAAGCCACCCGAGGCTTGGACACTGTTTTGGATAGACTGCGCGGCATTGAAGATCCCGTGAAACGGTCACAGGCCGCTGTCGCACTCTTCGGCACAAAAGCTGAAGATTTGGGTGAGGCGTTGTATGCGCTTGACCCGTCCGAGGCTGTTGCGGCTATCGGTGACGTCGCCGGAGCATCTGACGACTTGGGAAAGGCGCTGCAACAGTCCGCCGGGGCGCAACTAGATCAGTTCCGCCGTAAGGTCGAACTTGCGATCGTAGGAAAGCTCACCGAGGCAATCCCTAAGATCGTTGAGTTTGGACAGTGGATGGCCCGGAATCGTGAATGGATTGAGCCGGTTGCGGTCGGGTTGGGGTCGCTGGCGGTGGTCCTCGGTACGATCACGGTTGCCGCGAAAATCTACACGGCTGTTCAGGCGGCACTTAACGTGGTGATGCTCGCTAACCCTATCGGCCTAGTGGCTCTGGCGTTGGCCGCTCTCGTGGCAGGTTTGGTGTACGCGTGGCGGAATAGCGACACGTTCCGGCGTGTCGTGACCGGCGCGTGGATCGCCGTCAGAAACGCGGTCGCGGTTGTCATTGGTTGGTTTCGGACGGCGATACCTCAAGCGTGGTCTGCGGTCGTCAACGCCACTAAAGCCTACTGGGGGTTCTGGCGGACTGTCATTCGGTCGGCCGTCAACGGCGCTGTCGCTGTCGTAATGGGGATGCGGTCCCGCGTCCTGGGCGCACTGTCCGGTGTGGGCCGGTGGCTGCGGGACTCGGGCCGGCGGATCGTCCAGGGGCTGATTGACGGCATCCGCGCCATGAGTGGCCGGGTGAAAGACGCGATCGGGGATGTGCTCGCCTCCGCCCGCCGGATGTTGCCGTTCTCCCCGGCCCTAGAGGGCCCGTTTGCCGGCAAGGGTTGGACGCTGTACTCCGGTCGATCTATCCCAGAGGCCATGGCGGAGGGTGTCACGTCCCGCCGGCGGGTGTTGGTGCGGGCTGTCCAGGGCGCGATGGGAGACGCCCACGACGCAGCTCGTGTACCGGTGGTCCCCGTGGGCGGGGCCGCCGGCGTCGCCCTGCACCGGGCCGGGGCACGGCCGGCAGCGCCAACGGTGGTGGTGCACGTGGCCGGCAGTGTCACGGCGGAACGGGATCTAGCGCGGACGATCGCGCTCACGGTGCGGGACGAGATCGTCCGTACTGGCAGACGCAATGGGGGTGTTACTGGCCTGTGA
- a CDS encoding DUF397 domain-containing protein, whose protein sequence is MEMTGAQWRKSTKSGPNGGACVEVADNLPGIVGVRDSKDPTGPTLVFGPAEWRTFVAQLSERI, encoded by the coding sequence ATGGAGATGACCGGCGCGCAATGGCGCAAGAGCACTAAGAGTGGCCCTAACGGCGGGGCGTGCGTCGAGGTTGCCGACAACCTGCCCGGCATCGTGGGCGTCCGGGACTCGAAGGACCCGACCGGCCCGACGCTGGTGTTCGGCCCGGCGGAGTGGCGGACGTTCGTCGCCCAGCTCTCCGAGCGCATCTGA
- a CDS encoding helix-turn-helix transcriptional regulator, whose protein sequence is MIFKVWKGVESVGTSPSGYLLNELRRRRTAAGLTQAQLGEKLFLSDSLVSAIETGSKAPSREYLDNVDRALGLDAHFVTMWDELVKGEATPVWLREWLAVEAEATLLRWYEPAYVPGILQTEAYARATLSSGLLPPDEIEERVTSRVERQSVLTGSTPKPLVAVLDVMVLRRQIAGHPGIMADQLQHLAKVATLPHVQILVVPEDAGVYPGLQGGFILASMDDGSVIAYLDQQVRAQVVNGAHDLATLQRTWEVVRGEALSRRQSLELITEAAQTWR, encoded by the coding sequence ATGATCTTCAAAGTGTGGAAGGGCGTGGAATCTGTGGGAACCTCACCCTCCGGGTACCTGCTCAACGAACTCAGGAGGCGGCGCACCGCCGCAGGGCTAACTCAGGCGCAGCTAGGGGAAAAGCTGTTCTTGTCAGATTCGCTAGTAAGTGCGATCGAAACCGGCTCTAAAGCACCATCACGGGAGTATCTAGACAATGTAGACAGAGCGCTAGGCTTAGACGCGCATTTCGTCACAATGTGGGATGAGTTGGTAAAGGGGGAAGCTACCCCCGTCTGGCTGCGCGAATGGCTAGCAGTCGAAGCCGAGGCAACATTGCTCCGCTGGTATGAGCCGGCCTATGTGCCCGGCATCCTCCAGACCGAGGCGTACGCGCGAGCAACGCTAAGTAGCGGCCTGCTGCCCCCGGATGAGATCGAAGAACGCGTCACTTCCCGAGTGGAGAGGCAATCGGTCCTAACCGGTAGCACCCCAAAGCCTCTAGTTGCAGTCCTCGACGTGATGGTGCTGCGGCGGCAGATCGCTGGACACCCAGGGATCATGGCGGACCAGCTACAGCACCTAGCCAAGGTTGCGACGTTACCCCATGTACAAATACTCGTGGTGCCTGAAGACGCGGGGGTCTACCCTGGCCTTCAAGGGGGCTTCATCCTGGCAAGCATGGATGACGGAAGCGTGATCGCCTACCTAGATCAACAGGTGCGTGCACAGGTGGTGAACGGGGCCCATGACCTTGCTACCCTCCAACGAACGTGGGAGGTAGTCAGAGGCGAAGCCCTCTCCCGCAGGCAGTCATTGGAACTGATCACGGAAGCGGCGCAAACATGGAGATGA
- a CDS encoding DUF397 domain-containing protein — protein sequence MELVAWKKPTRCDNSSPNCVEVMADGDGNRIVRNSQRPDQTVIFTDSEWSAFEGSIRGGQTF from the coding sequence ATGGAACTGGTGGCATGGAAGAAGCCGACGCGCTGTGACAACTCAAGTCCGAACTGTGTTGAGGTCATGGCCGACGGTGACGGGAACCGGATTGTCCGCAACTCCCAGCGACCGGACCAGACGGTGATCTTTACCGATAGCGAGTGGTCGGCGTTTGAGGGCTCGATCCGTGGCGGGCAAACCTTCTGA
- the tgmA gene encoding putative ATP-grasp-modified RiPP → MTASGVLTPPLVSESERFATGQPPGQTPSDSVPSAQGIRPFGLRFATPLDSASPALPEWRWCPERQIGVTPDGEPWHRTIAAGTKATTGQSTDGGPSTGGEEWTPDFMPDQSS, encoded by the coding sequence ATGACTGCCTCAGGAGTTTTGACTCCGCCGCTTGTTAGTGAGAGTGAGCGTTTCGCTACTGGACAGCCGCCCGGCCAGACTCCGAGCGACAGCGTCCCGTCGGCGCAGGGAATCCGCCCGTTCGGTCTCCGGTTTGCAACGCCGCTGGACAGCGCCTCTCCGGCGTTGCCGGAGTGGCGGTGGTGCCCCGAGCGTCAAATCGGCGTCACGCCTGACGGTGAGCCCTGGCACCGGACCATAGCGGCCGGAACTAAGGCAACAACCGGGCAAAGCACCGATGGGGGCCCCAGCACCGGCGGCGAAGAATGGACCCCGGACTTCATGCCGGACCAGTCAAGCTGA
- the tgmB gene encoding ATP-grasp ribosomal peptide maturase: MTVLVLAADVDPTVDAVVEALNHRNVPVFRCDTSWFPSRLALDAEMTETGWRGVLRTERRTVALEGLRSVWYRNPTTFAVPEGMSRAERWHATHEAKFGFGGVLWSLPVRWVNHPGRQADLYKPTQLAMAQRCGLTVPPTLVTNQADAVRRFADRHPGGIIMKPFGFGSIIEEGGRKALNTHLLTDTDLADMRAIETTAHQFQPFIQKAYEVRLTVVGSRMFAAAITAHSAAAQIDFRSDYDALTYRVIDVPCRVSGGVRAFMAQFGLAFGAFDFIVDPTGKWWMLECNAAGQYGWIEDKTGLQITSAIADLLAKGQ; this comes from the coding sequence ATGACCGTTCTGGTGCTCGCTGCGGACGTCGACCCGACGGTGGACGCAGTAGTGGAAGCGCTAAACCACCGGAATGTTCCCGTGTTTCGCTGTGACACCTCGTGGTTTCCGTCCCGCCTCGCGTTGGACGCGGAGATGACCGAGACGGGTTGGCGCGGCGTGTTGCGTACTGAGCGCCGGACGGTAGCGTTGGAGGGGTTGCGGTCTGTGTGGTACCGCAACCCCACCACGTTTGCCGTCCCGGAGGGGATGTCGCGGGCTGAGCGGTGGCACGCTACCCATGAGGCGAAATTCGGGTTTGGTGGTGTCCTGTGGTCTTTGCCGGTGCGCTGGGTCAACCACCCGGGCCGGCAGGCAGACCTGTACAAACCAACACAGCTTGCCATGGCCCAACGCTGCGGCCTGACGGTCCCGCCCACACTGGTAACCAACCAGGCTGACGCTGTGCGCCGGTTCGCCGACCGGCACCCGGGCGGAATAATCATGAAACCGTTCGGGTTCGGCTCCATCATTGAAGAAGGGGGCCGAAAGGCGCTCAATACACACCTGTTGACTGACACGGATTTGGCCGATATGCGCGCCATCGAAACGACAGCGCATCAGTTCCAGCCGTTTATCCAAAAAGCCTACGAAGTGCGGCTAACGGTGGTGGGGTCGCGCATGTTCGCCGCAGCAATCACGGCGCACAGTGCAGCCGCACAGATTGACTTCCGGTCCGACTATGACGCTCTCACGTACCGGGTGATTGATGTTCCCTGTCGGGTGTCCGGCGGGGTGCGCGCGTTCATGGCCCAATTTGGGCTAGCGTTTGGGGCGTTTGATTTCATAGTCGACCCGACCGGGAAATGGTGGATGCTGGAGTGTAACGCTGCCGGGCAATACGGATGGATCGAAGACAAGACGGGACTGCAAATCACGTCAGCGATAGCTGACTTGCTGGCGAAAGGGCAATGA
- a CDS encoding methyltransferase domain-containing protein, with protein MTDWQPQAAKLADSLAAESAIVDNRWRAAFEATPRHVFVPRYWALNEYNSPVRVVDGAVSTHRHEWLQAVYENRFLITQWVADGDRRIVTSSASLPSLVARMLHILDVADGQRVLEIGTGTGYNAALLCHRVGAANVTSIDIDAGLVAEATGRLDAIGYTPTLHTGDGALGVKDGAPYDRILSTCATRGVPPAWIDQLADGGRIVTPLTIGGALAVLAKTGPGEVSGNLDVEPALFMAMHPAGQPLPDGYLAEIPPPVSNEVAHLGTTNLDPEALADFDFRLWLLLHKPLHFVEHVDDQQTRVGWTIHDGVHQATAVRRGDGVLHVRQSSRRLWDTVEAAWLGWVDHDRPRRGRIGVTATVSGGQYAWLDSPDSGVRWPLPVPTG; from the coding sequence TTGACTGACTGGCAGCCGCAGGCGGCTAAATTGGCGGACAGTCTTGCCGCCGAATCGGCAATAGTAGATAACCGTTGGAGGGCAGCGTTTGAGGCCACCCCTCGACATGTCTTCGTGCCTCGCTACTGGGCGTTGAATGAGTACAACAGTCCTGTTCGGGTGGTGGACGGAGCCGTCTCTACTCACCGGCACGAGTGGCTACAGGCCGTTTACGAAAATCGTTTTCTGATTACTCAGTGGGTGGCGGATGGTGACCGGAGGATCGTCACCAGCTCAGCGTCACTACCGTCCTTGGTGGCTAGAATGCTGCACATCCTGGACGTGGCAGACGGTCAGCGCGTCCTAGAAATTGGCACCGGCACCGGATACAACGCCGCTCTACTCTGCCACCGAGTGGGGGCGGCCAACGTCACCAGCATCGATATTGATGCTGGGCTTGTCGCCGAGGCTACCGGCCGACTGGACGCCATCGGGTACACGCCCACGCTGCACACCGGGGATGGCGCCTTGGGCGTCAAGGACGGAGCACCTTATGACCGCATCCTGTCCACGTGCGCGACGCGGGGAGTGCCGCCCGCGTGGATCGACCAGCTTGCCGATGGGGGCCGGATCGTCACCCCGCTGACCATAGGTGGGGCGCTCGCCGTACTAGCTAAGACCGGCCCGGGTGAGGTGTCCGGGAATCTCGATGTTGAACCAGCATTGTTCATGGCGATGCACCCCGCCGGCCAACCGTTGCCTGACGGCTACCTAGCCGAGATCCCCCCACCGGTTTCCAACGAGGTTGCGCACTTGGGCACCACCAACCTTGACCCTGAGGCGCTGGCCGACTTTGATTTCCGGCTATGGCTCCTGCTCCACAAACCGCTACATTTCGTGGAGCACGTCGATGACCAGCAGACCCGCGTCGGTTGGACCATCCACGATGGCGTCCACCAGGCCACCGCAGTGCGGCGCGGCGACGGGGTGTTGCACGTCCGGCAGTCGTCCCGGCGACTGTGGGACACCGTGGAGGCGGCGTGGCTCGGGTGGGTTGACCACGACCGGCCGCGCCGTGGCCGGATCGGCGTGACCGCCACTGTGAGCGGCGGCCAGTACGCATGGCTTGACAGCCCGGATTCGGGCGTCCGCTGGCCGTTGCCGGTCCCGACTGGCTGA
- a CDS encoding Lsr2 family protein — protein MARQTITQLIDDLDGGDADQSIEFSLDGRAYTIDLSDENATTLRQALSPFVAAGQRVGRASGHNGITRAVRGATASAQRSTRARNQEIREWASANGYDVSERGRIPVEVVEAYDNRESGGEPARTGKGKKAN, from the coding sequence ATGGCACGGCAGACCATCACTCAGCTAATTGACGACCTCGACGGCGGAGACGCCGACCAGAGCATTGAGTTCAGCCTCGACGGTAGGGCGTACACGATCGACCTGTCGGACGAGAACGCAACCACTCTGCGGCAAGCACTGTCCCCGTTTGTTGCCGCCGGCCAGCGGGTTGGCAGGGCCAGCGGCCACAATGGGATCACACGAGCGGTGCGGGGAGCTACCGCCAGCGCGCAACGGTCGACCCGGGCCCGGAACCAGGAAATCCGTGAATGGGCCAGCGCCAACGGGTACGACGTGTCGGAGCGTGGGCGTATCCCCGTTGAGGTCGTGGAGGCGTACGACAACCGGGAGTCTGGCGGTGAGCCGGCCCGGACTGGCAAGGGCAAGAAAGCGAACTAG
- a CDS encoding DUF2637 domain-containing protein, protein MLQLFIGVGTLCLAAMGFALSADLLYTVGVLAGYGNKAWIYPTLVEGTIALCTLAAFLRHNQPGAWYPWTVGLLGITYSLWVNANPDNVPLWIVRDVPVLCIPLSVHMMLIISGLVDTRTAQHEKLANEQESQGLTIFHDATPEDFQPEGPAPASPAPVEHPSTAHLDAAPPTASPVSTPARTRPRRKAHRPVPEKYLELADQAKTAERQEFWLKLHSAAGAV, encoded by the coding sequence TTGTTGCAACTGTTCATCGGGGTTGGAACCCTGTGTCTCGCCGCTATGGGTTTCGCCCTCTCGGCTGATCTTCTGTACACGGTTGGCGTTTTGGCTGGCTACGGTAATAAAGCATGGATTTACCCGACCCTCGTTGAGGGCACCATAGCCCTCTGCACCCTCGCCGCGTTCCTGCGCCACAATCAACCCGGCGCATGGTACCCGTGGACCGTCGGACTACTCGGCATCACCTACAGCCTGTGGGTAAACGCCAACCCGGACAACGTTCCACTGTGGATTGTCCGGGACGTGCCCGTGCTGTGCATCCCGCTTAGCGTCCACATGATGCTGATCATCTCCGGTCTTGTGGACACCCGCACAGCACAGCATGAGAAGCTAGCCAACGAGCAAGAATCACAGGGGCTCACCATCTTTCACGATGCGACCCCGGAGGACTTCCAGCCCGAGGGGCCAGCGCCCGCGTCACCCGCACCCGTAGAGCATCCGTCAACAGCACATCTAGACGCTGCGCCACCCACGGCCAGCCCGGTGTCTACCCCTGCTCGGACGCGCCCACGCCGAAAGGCTCACCGGCCCGTACCCGAGAAATACCTAGAGCTTGCCGACCAGGCCAAAACCGCCGAACGCCAGGAGTTCTGGCTGAAACTACATTCCGCAGCAGGGGCGGTGTGA
- a CDS encoding DUF2493 domain-containing protein: protein MTTTRVLVTGSRDWTDTEVIADALTRVRDDLKTAGRDTTDAVLVSGACPTGADAIAERMADSLGWRVERHPADWTRGRRAGYVRNAAMIGRGADLCVAFIRARSRGATMTVQLAQAAGIPTVVYRDNSTG, encoded by the coding sequence ATGACGACGACGCGTGTGCTCGTTACCGGCTCCCGGGACTGGACAGACACCGAGGTCATCGCGGACGCGCTAACAAGGGTCCGCGATGACCTGAAGACGGCCGGGCGAGACACCACGGACGCCGTACTGGTGTCTGGTGCCTGCCCCACCGGGGCGGACGCTATCGCAGAGCGGATGGCGGATAGCTTGGGGTGGCGGGTGGAGCGCCACCCGGCCGACTGGACACGGGGCAGACGGGCCGGGTACGTGCGCAACGCAGCCATGATCGGCCGTGGTGCTGATCTGTGTGTCGCGTTCATCCGGGCCCGCTCCCGGGGGGCAACCATGACAGTGCAGCTAGCCCAGGCCGCCGGCATCCCCACCGTCGTATACCGGGACAACAGCACCGGGTAA